In Quercus robur chromosome 10, dhQueRobu3.1, whole genome shotgun sequence, a genomic segment contains:
- the LOC126703371 gene encoding CLAVATA3/ESR (CLE)-related protein 12-like produces MALKLNSRLFTLILWLSLFLLFFHGMWVTFNSKNNRSIHNNRIPLSHQTTTTTTTTTLSNRRVLISKINFSQFLQHQQQQQQRHHVAAPPESAGTEIDPRYGAEKRLVPTGPNPLHH; encoded by the coding sequence ATGGCTTTAAAGCTAAATTCTCGTCTCTTTACTCTCATTCTTTGGCTCTCTCTTTTCCTGTTATTCTTTCATGGCATGTGGGTCACTTTCAATAGCAAGAATAATAGAAGCATCCACAACAACCGAATACCTCTCTCTCATcaaactactactactactactactactactttgAGTAACAGGAGAGTATTGATTAGCAAAATCAACTTCTCCCAGTTCCTCCAGCaccagcagcagcagcagcagcggCATCACGTGGCTGCGCCGCCTGAATCAGCTGGAACAGAGATCGACCCACGTTATGGTGCTGAAAAGCGCCTTGTCCCAACTGGTCCAAACCCTTTGCACCATTGA